A portion of the Sabethes cyaneus chromosome 3, idSabCyanKW18_F2, whole genome shotgun sequence genome contains these proteins:
- the LOC128741862 gene encoding hexamerin-1.1-like yields MRAFTVLVLATALVLASAAFVPSTSQVKYADKEWLHKQEDLLLLFRHLYQKDWNPQLVAYAKNFAVKSSFHLYNNVDAVKEFWTYYEHGLLPKGEVFSVFNEVHREQAVALFHLFYYAKDWDTFYKSAAWARYYVNENMFVYALTVAVTHRADMAGFILPAPYEIYPYYFVNTEVIQQAQQYKMQGYHGMKKVGDVYTGVITTNYTGWYIHTNPEQKISYFTEDIGLNTYYYYFHVDYPFWLGGKEFGLYKDRRGELYLYEHQQILARYYLERLCNGLGHIPEFSWYWPVETGFYPDLQYYNGHPFPSRDNYHIVNQEATYHEIQMVEDYERRIRDVIDRGFLVLPDGKKVNFSDPMAVDDLGNVIQSNPDCYDSRFYKYLSMFSRIIMGAAIVPVEPYQVIPSALEHFESSLRDPVFYQIYKRIIHYYYQFKDHLPPYTYEELYFPGVKVDDVYVDKLVTYFDKFDLDITNAIDIEPEHDVTNKYDGFGEIEYKPDPVVIKARTVRLNHKPFSYKMSVTSEKTVKSVIRVFIGPKYDEFGTVYRLNENRENFYELDYFVYDLVAGKNVITRNSLNFNGYVKDRTSFYDLYKRVMVGYTTDEKFPLDMSEAHCGFPNRLMLPKGTKGGMTFQFFFIISPYYEPQVQQYTGFDPVVSCGVGSGARYFDKLPFGFPLDRKIDETYFHVPNMFFEDAVIFHKKEVDTVVV; encoded by the coding sequence ATGAGAGCGTTCACAGTTCTGGTTCTGGCAACGGCATTGGTGCTGGCTTCCGCCGCCTTTGTGCCTAGCACCAGCCAAGTTAAGTACGCTGACAAAGAGTGGTTGCATAAACAGGAGGATTTGCTGCTGCTCTTCCGTCATTTGTATCAAAAGGATTGGAATCCGCAGTTGGTGGCCTACGCAAAAAATTTCGCAGTAAAGAGTAGTTTTCATCTGTACAACAATGTGGATGCTGTGAAGGAATTCTGGACTTATTATGAGCATGGTTTGCTACCGAAGGGTGAAGTGTTTTCCGTATTCAACGAGGTACATCGTGAGCAAGCCGTGGCATTGTTCCACCTATTCTACTATGCAAAAGATTGGGATACATTCTACAAAAGTGCTGCTTGGGCTCGCTACTACGTGAACGAGAATATGTTTGTCTATGCACTGACCGTAGCCGTCACCCATCGGGCCGACATGGCCGGCTTTATTCTTCCTGCACCGTACGAAATTTATCCATACTACTTCGTGAACACTGAAGTTATACAACAAGCTCAACAATACAAAATGCAAGGATACCACGGAATGAAGAAGGTCGGCGATGTATACACCGGTGTTATCACCACTAACTACACTGGCTGGTACATCCACACTAATCCTGAACAAAAAATTTCCTACTTCACCGAAGACATCGGATTGAACACCTACTACTACTATTTCCACGTTGACTATCCATTCTGGTTGGGTGGAAAAGAGTTCGGCTTGTACAAAGATCGTCGAGGAGAACTGTATCTATACGAACATCAGCAGATTCTAGCCCGTTATTACCTGGAGCGCCTCTGCAATGGTCTCGGCCACATTCCGGAGTTCTCTTGGTACTGGCCCGTGGAGACTGGTTTTTACCCCGATCTACAATATTATAATGGTCATCCTTTCCCGAGTCGTGACAATTATCACATCGTAAATCAGGAAGCAACATACCATGAAATTCAAATGGTCGAAGATTATGAGCGTCGAATTCGCGATGTAATCGACCGTGGTTTCCTAGTTCTACCTGATGGTAAAAAGGTTAATTTCAGTGATCCCATGGCAGTCGATGATCTTGGAAATGTAATCCAGAGCAACCCCGATTGCTATGACAGTCGTTTCTACAAATATTTGAGCATGTTCTCTCGTATCATCATGGGTGCTGCAATTGTGCCTGTTGAACCGTATCAAGTGATTCCAAGTGCTCTGGAACATTTTGAATCATCGCTTCGCGATCCAGTGTTCTATCAGATTTACAAACGCATCATCCACTATTACTATCAGTTCAAAGATCACCTTCCACCATATACCTACGAGGAGCTATACTTCCCCGGCGTTAAGGTGGATGACGTGTACGTCGATAAACTTGTTACCTATTTCGATAAGTTCGATTTGGACATTACCAACGCTATCGACATCGAGCCCGAGCACGACGTTACAAATAAATACGACGGATTTGGAGAGATCGAGTATAAACCGGACCCGGTTGTAATAAAAGCGCGCACAGTTCGACTGAACCACAAGCCTTTCAGCTACAAAATGAGCGTAACCTCGGAAAAGACTGTCAAATCGGTAATTCGAGTATTCATCGGTCCCAAATACGATGAGTTTGGAACAGTCTACCGTCTAAACGAAAACCGTGAAAACTTCTACGAATTGGATTATTTCGTGTACGATCTTGTAGCCGGCAAAAATGTTATCACTCGCAACTCGCTTAATTTCAACGGTTACGTTAAGGATCGTACTTCGTTCTACGATCTGTACAAGCGCGTAATGGTGGGTTACACAACGGATGAAAAATTCCCGCTCGATATGTCCGAAGCTCACTGCGGTTTCCCGAACAGGTTGATGCTGCCGAAGGGCACCAAAGGTGGCATGACGTTCCAATTCTTCTTCATCATATCACCGTACTATGAACCGCAGGTTCAACAGTACACCGGCTTCGATCCGGTTGTGTCTTGCGGTGTCGGTTCCGGTGCGCGCTACTTCGACAAATTGCCTTTTGGATTCCCGTTGGATCGCAAGATTGACGAAACCTACTTCCACGTACCGAACATGTTCTTCGAAGATGCGGTTATCTTCCACAAAAAGGAAGTGGACACTGTTGTCGTTTGA